One region of Citrus sinensis cultivar Valencia sweet orange chromosome 6, DVS_A1.0, whole genome shotgun sequence genomic DNA includes:
- the LOC102628920 gene encoding uncharacterized protein LOC102628920, translating into MKQGLLQWRSPCHCTHFLSPLSIPSVSIHISRTKHGPIQPITATVDSQQQQQLSARERRQLRNERREQKAGYSWREEVEERLIKKPKKRYTSKTEEMNLDTLADLGPRWWIVRVTRIRYEETAERLARSLARNFPDIDFKMYAPSVQVKKKLKNGSYSDKPKPIFPGCVFLRCVLNKERHDFIRECDGVGGFVGSKVGNRIKQINKPRPVSVDDMEAIFKEAKEAQEQADQAFVEEQQREGTIKSENLNVESNTVTTVVTESFRDSKPKSQSGKASAKGNKLPAPGSTVRVVSGTFAEFLGTLKKVNRKTRKATVGFTLFGKESLVDIDLSEIVPETN; encoded by the exons ATGAAGCAGGGGCTTCTTCAATGGAGGAGTCCTTGCCACTGCacacattttctttctccccTCTCTATTCCTTCAGTTTCCATTCATATCTCGAGAACCAAACACGGCCCAATACAACCCATTACCGCCACCGTAGATTCccagcaacagcagcagctGTCGGCCAGAGAAAGAAGGCAGCTAAGAAACGAGCGGAGAGAGCAGAAAGCTGGTTACAGCTGGAGAGAAGAAGTTGAAGAGAGGCTTATAAAGAAGCCCAAAAAGAGATACACTTCTAAGACTGAAGAGATGAATCTTGATACCTTGGCTGACTTGGGTCCCCGATGGTGGATCGTTCGGGTTACCCGGATTCGGTATGAAGAGACTGCCGAACGTCTTGCGCGATCACTGGCTAGGAATTTCCCCGATATTGACTTTAAg ATGTATGCTCCATCTGTTCAGGtcaaaaagaaactaaaaaatggTTCCTACTCAGATAAACCGAAGCCCATTTTTCCTGGGTGTGTTTTCTTAAGATGTGTGTTGAACAAAGAGAGGCACGACTTCATAAGAGAGTGTGATGGAGTTGGAGGTTTTGTTGGTTCGAAAGTTGGAAATAG AATAAAACAGATAAACAAACCTAGACCAGTGTCCGTTGATGATATGGAAGCCATTTTTAAGGAGGCAAAAGAAGCACAGGAACAAGCTGATCAAGCTTTTGTGGAAGAGCAGCAAAGAGAAGGAACCATCAAATCCGAGAATCTCAATGTAGAATCAAATACAGTTACCACTGTTGTTACAGAATCTTTTAGGGATTCCAAGCCAAAAAGTCAATCTGGGAAAGCTTCTGCAAAAGGAAATAAGCTCCCAGCCCCCGGTTCAACTGTTCGAGTTGTATCTGGGACTTTTGCTGAATTTTTAGGGACCCTTAAGAAAGTGAATCGCAAAACTAGAAAG GCAACTGTTGGATTTACACTGTTTGGAAAGGAGAGCTTAGTAGACATAGATCTCAGTGAAATTGTTCCAGAGACAAACTGA